The window CGCGGTGATGATGGTGGTACCTCTCGGGGTAATCGGCGCACTGCTGTTCGCCATGCTGCGCGGTATGTCTAACGACGTCTACTTCCAAGTGGGGCTGCTCACCACTATAGGGTTGTCGGCGAAAAACGCGATTCTTATCGTCGAATTCGCTCGAGCAATTTACGAGGAAGAGAAAAAATCACTGATTGAGGCCACAATGGAAGCGGTACGCATGCGTTTACGGCCGATCATCATGACCTCCCTGGCGTTTGGTCTTGGTGTGTTACCGCTGGTGATCGCCTCGGGTGCCGGTTCCGGCAGCCAGAACGCGATCGGAACCGGGGTGTTCGGCGGTGTCTTGAGTGCTACCGCACTGGCGATTTTTTTCGTCCCTGTATTCTTTGTGGTGGTGTTTCAATTGAGCCATCGCTTTGGCAACAAAACCGCGGAAAGCAGCGACAAACCAGCGGAAACTCAATCGACCTAACGCAGCATCAATACGATTCATACCTAGATCCATATCCACACTCGAACCCAAAACTCACAGGGTTCTCGGCAATTAAACTGGGCAGCCGCCCGGTTTAATTGTCGCTTCAAATAAACACACGATGGACTTCCATGAACAAAGCACTCGCCAGCCTGTTGTTTTTTGCCCTGCCAGCCTACGCCGAAACCAATATCCGTTTTTTTAACGTCATTTACGAAAATGATATTTTTTTTCAGGAAGACGGTGGCTACACCAACGGATTTGCGCTGAATTACGCCCGCGGATTCGATGCGCCTTTCAGCGAAAAAAATGCCCCTGCGTTTTTACTACCGCTCGTGGAGCGCGCAGGTTTCAACCGCGCCAGCGACCGTATGCGCGGCATCAGCTATCAGTTTGGCCAGATCATGAGTACCCCGGAAGACATCACCACACCGGAGCTGATTGCGGACCAACAGCCTTACGCCGGCCTGTTGATGGGGCGCATCAATTTTTACGGACTCACCGAGCAGAGCAGTCGTCGGTTGGGTTTTATTGCCGGTGTCGTGGGCCCCGCCAGTGGCGCGGAACAATCGCAAAAACTGGTGCACCATCTGACCGGTTCCGAACAACCGCAGGGCTGGGACAACCAGCTCAAAACTGAACCCGTGTTTCGCCTGGAGTCATCTCGTACCCGACGTCTATGGACCACTCAGTTTGGCCGTACTCTGGGCGGCGACGTTTCAGCCATTGCAGAGGGTGGTATCGGCAACCTTTCCAGTGATCTTGGCTTTGGTATGCGCCTGCGTTTCGGCGCGCGTTTGAACGAGAGTTTCCCTATCGCTATGGATCTACCTGGGCGCGAAATCAATCCAACCGCAGGAATGCACAACACCCACTGGCATTTTTTTATTAACCTGGAGGGACGCTACGTGTTTAACGATATTCTGATTGAAGGTAACAGCTACCAGGACAGTCACGGCGTTGAACTCACCCACGAACAGGCACGCCTGGGGTTCGGGGCGTCGATTAATCTGGGTAACTGGGCATTTACCTACGAAGGCGCATTTACCAGCAAGGAATACGCGACTCAACCCGGTACCGGAAAATTCGGTTCCATCAGCTTCACTTATCGCCTGCGCTAAACCTCGACGCTAGAACCCATGCCAGCCGATAAGGCCAATGCAAAAAGCCATACGTAGCAGGCCCAGCGGCTTTATCAATTTCAAACATACACGTCAAAATAATTTATTTGGCGAAGTCGACAAACCAGAAGATAAACTTTTCGTTTTTTTAAACCTTTAACGCGACGAAATTCTAAGTTTTTTTGCAAAAACTCCAAGGCGCTGCCGTTGTATTCAGCAGCGCCGCCAACCACACTGTGCGAGCGCCGACGCGAAGATTTCAACCGCGATTAGCGCGCCTATAACAATAACAATCGTTACACGTCGCACGTATACCGCTCGCAACTATCCAGTCATACATTTGCTTTTAACAGCTCCTCGCGGGCGCTCTGCGGCTGTGTATTCAATCTATCCACAATTGGAATATCGAATTTCACAACAGGAGCTCTCCACCATGAGAATACGTTTAGCGACGCTCGCGCTCTGCGCAGCGCTGAGCCCAGTCACCTTTGCAGATAATGTAACCGTACAAATCGACGCCGACGGCGGTAAAAAACTCATCAGCCGAGCCCTTTACGGCATGAATAACTCCAACGCAGAAAGCCTTACCGATACTGACTGGCAGCGTTTTCGCGATGCAGGTGTGCGCATGCTGCGGGAAAATGGCGGCAACAACAGCACCAAATATAACTGGCAACTGCACCTGAGCAGTCATCCGGATTGGTACAACAATGTCTACGCCGGCAACAACAACTGGGACAACCGGGTAGCCCTGATTCAGGAAAACCTGCCCGGCGCCGACACCATGTGGGCATTCCAGCTCATCGGTAAGGTCGCGGCGACTTCTGCCTACAACTTTAACGATTGGGAATTCAACCAGTCGCAATGGTGGACCGGCGTCGCTCAGAATCTCGCTGGCGGCGGTGAACCCAATCTGGACGGCGGCGGCGAAGCGCTGGTTGAAGGAGACCCCAATCTCTACCTCATGGATTGGTCGCCAGCCGACACTGTGGGTATTCTCGACCACTGGTTTGGCGTAAACGGGCTGGGCGTGCGGCGTGGCAAAGCCAAATACTGGAGTATGGATAACGAGCCCGGCATCTGGGTTGGCACCCACGACGATGTAGTGAAAGAACAAACGCCGGTAGAAGATTTCCTGCACACCTATTTCGAAACCGCCAAAAAAGCCCGCGCCAAATTTCCCGGTATTAAAATCACCGGTCCGGTGCCCGCTAATGAGTGGCAGTGGTATGCCTGGGGCGGTTTCTCGGTACCCCAGGAACAAGGGTTTATGAGCTGGATGGAGTATTTCATCAAGCGGGTGTCTGAAGAGCAACGCGCAAGTGGTGTTCGCCTCCTCGATGTACTCGATCTGCACTACTACCCCGGCGCTTACAATGCGGAAGATATCGTGCAATTACATCGCACGTTCTTCGACCGCGACTTTGTTTCACTGGATGCCAACGGGGTGAAAATGGTAGAAGGTGGCTGGGATGACAGCATCAACAAGGAATATATTTTCGGGCGAGTGAACGATTGGCTCGAGGAATATATGGGGCCAGACCATGGTGTAACCCTGGGCTTAACCGAAATGTGCGTGCGCAATGTGAATCCGATGACTACCGCCATCTGGTATGCCTCCATGCTCGGCACCTTCGCGGATAACGGCGTCGAAATATTCACCCCATGGTGCTGGAACACCGGAATGTGGGAAACACTCCACCTCTTCAGCCGCTACAACAAACCTTATCGGGTCGCCTCCAGCTCCAGTCTTGAAGAGTTTGTCAGCGCCTACAGCTCCATTAACGAAGCAGAAGACGCCATGACGGTACTTCTGGTGAATCGTTCCACTAGCGAGACCCACACCGCCACTGTCGCTATCGACGATTTCCCACTGGATGGCCCCTACCGCACCCTGCGCTTACACAACCTGCCGGGGGAGGAAACCTTCGTATCTCACCGAGACAACGCCCTGGAAAAAGGTACAGTGCGCGCCAGCGACAATACGGTAACACTGGAGTTGCCCCCTCTGTCCGTTACTGCAATATTGCTCAAGGCCCGGCCCTAACGGGGGGCACGTCAACGGGGTTGTTCCTCTTCCACGCCAAGCCATAAACGGTGAGCCCATGCGGCTCATCGCCTGCCTATTACCGCTGTACAACCCGGCTCAGATCAAAAAATTGTGTGTCCGATAAAACATCGGTCTTGCATTTTATTTTCTATTAATGATAATGCGAATAATTATCATATAGATTTAATAGTATAACTTTATCGCTTATCGCAAATTGATTTACCGGGGGTTTAGATGTTTAACAGGAAATTATTATTGGCCACGGCCATCGCGAGTGCCGCTGCAAGTCTGCCGACATTCGCACAGGACAACGACGAAGCGTCGTCACGACTGGAAACCATGATCGTAACCGCGTCGCTCACGGCCAAGACCACACAGACCGCGCCTGCGTTTACCAGCGTTATTACCGGCGACGATATACTCGCGACCCCCATCACTGCGCTCCCCGAAATACTGGGGCAAACCGCCGGTGTTAACGATTACTCCGACGCCAGCGGCCGCGACAGCCTGCGTTTGCGCGGCCTCGATGGCCAGTACACACTCATTCTGGTTAACGGCAAGCGGGTATCTTCTTCCAGCGCGCTCTGGCGCGGAGGGGATTTCGACCTGAGCTCAGTGCCTTTATCCAGCATTCAACAGGTTGAAATTGTACGCGGCCCCATGTCCTCCCTCTACGGCGCCGATGCCATGGGTGGTGTCATTAACATTATCACTAAAGCACCAGAGGACGAGTGGAGCGGGCAGGTGAACGGCGAGTATCGCTCAGTGTTAACTGGCGAGGGCGGTACGCAAGCGCGCCTAGGTGCGGCAGCGCAAGGTCGCCTGAATGAGCAACTGGCACTGTCGGTTGCGCTGGACACCTTAAGTCGCGATGCCTGGTATATCGACGGCGAGGAAGAAGGCGTAAATTCGCCCAAACTCGAAGAAAAAGAAGCCACCAACGTGGCAGCAACACTGACCTGGAACCTGGCAGACAATCAGAAACTCGATTTTGACCTAGGCGTAAACCAGGACAACCGCCCTTACGATACCTTCTATGCCGCAGGCGACAGCAAAGATTACCGCGAGCAGGAAATCAGCCGTAACACCCTGGGCGTAAGTTACCTCGGTGAATGGGGCTGGGGTAACACCAGCCTGCAATTACAGCGCGAAGACGCGGCCATCGACGACTTTAATTCCCGCTACGACGAACCCCAGAACCGCGAACTGACAGAAGAAAATCTGTCTCTCAAAGGCTACACCAACTTTGCTGCAGGAAAATATAACGCGTTAACCGTTGGTTTTGACTATCGCCAGCAAACCGTTGGCGACGATGTCAGCTACGCGCAAACCGGTGAAGTGTCGATCACTGACAAAGCACTCTTCCTGCAAGACGAAATCAGCCTCGGCGAACGCGTCACCTTAACCCTGGGTGGGCGTATGGACGACAACGAATTTTTCGGCAGTCACTTTACCCCTCGCGCGTATGTGGTAGTCGAACTGACCGACAGCATCGCGGTAAAAGGTGGCTACGCAGAGGCATTTAAGGCACCCGGCGCTTACCAACTGAGTAGCGAATACAGCATCGTCAGTTGCGGCGGCAGTTGCTTCCTGAGCGGCGACGAAGATCTCGAACCGGAAACCAGCGCCAACATCGAGGCCGGAATTTCCATCGCTAAGAGCAACTGGGACCTCAGCCTGGTGTACTTCCAGAACGATGTGGACGATATGATTTCCGCCTTGTACGACGCAGACACGAACAGCCGCTACTGGTCCAACGTCGACAAAGTAAAAACCAAAGGTTTCGAAGTTGAGGGCACCTTCGCTATCACCGATGCGCTTTCGCTAAGCGGTAACCTGACCAAATTGGACACCGAAAATGTCGGCACCGGCGATAAACTGGAAAACCGCCCTGAAATTCAGGCCAACGTGAGCCTGAACTGGAAAATTCTGGATAAGCTTTCCAGCAGTCTTTCGGCCAACCATATTGGCGAGCAGGAAATTTACGTATGGCCGGACTACCAGACACTGCCAGCCTATACCCGTTACGACCTGGGATTGAGCAGCCCACTATCCTCGTCATTCACCCTGCGCGCAGGCATAAAAAACCTGACTGACGTACAAACCCAGGAGGAAGACGCCAATTTCAATACCTTTGAACTTGGACGCAACGTGTATTTGAGTGCGACTTATAGCTTCTAGCCCGGCGTAAGCATGTACCGGAGCTGGGCACCCGGATTTAAATAGCGAGACAGAAACACATACTCACTGGTCGCCGCACAGCAAATACCACCAATCTGCTGCACGGCGACTTTATCTCAACTGAACGCCACAAATTTTCATACAGTTAAAGGGAGAGATTAACGTGTTTTTCATTTTTTTCATCAGCGTTACCGGCGCTTGTACACTGTTTTACCTCACTCATCCCAATCAGAAAATCAAACCAAAATCATTGCATACCCGCTGGCGTTGGGTTGCGTTACTCTGGTGGATTGCCGGCGTTTACGTCGCAACCGTAACGGTCGCCACCAGCACCGCAATTTTCAGCGCACTCACTATATCCATGGCGGTATGTGGGACTTTGCCCTTTTTTCAACTCTTTTTTGGAGGGCAACACCATGCCCAATAGCGCTGCGCGAAAACCTAAAATTCAACCGGACTGGTGGCGAAAAACCATTGCAGGTGCGGTCCTGGGATTTTCCCTGGCACTCTGTTTGAGCGGATTATTTGCGTGGCTGGGCCCAGGTGGACTCAGTGCTGAAAACAAAACACAGTTTGTGATGTGGTCCATCGCCCCGATATGGATGCTGCTGTTCGCCACTGTTTATTTGTTCCAGACTGGCAATCGCGCGTTGCTCAGTTACGGCACCGCCAACCTGCTGGCATACAGCGCATTATTTTTTATTAAGCATAATTTTTAACAACCGCTTATCAATTCCAAATTTTTAAATAGCAAGTGAAGCGCATGAAATTACGCAGCGATATTCTCAAGGTTTACCAATCACTCCATACCTGGACAGGCATCGTTGCCGGGCTCCTGCTCTTTATCGCGTTCTACGCTGGCGCACTCACTATGTTCAAGCAACCGATCGATCGCTGGTTGAACCCACCCTCACAACGCATGGCGCCGCTGGCAATCGAAGATTACGATTTATTGGTAAATCAGGTGCTAACCGAGCATCCCGAGAGCCACAAAGGTTTCACGTTAAAACTGGAAACCACTGAAAACGTTGTTGCGCCTATTATGTGGAGCACCGCAGGCCGCGGGCACGAAATTGAGTTATCGTCGCCCAACACTTACGCCACTCTCGGGCCCGACAAAGCGTTGGTGGTGCGCGAAACAACCCCATCGGTATTGGCCGAGCTTATCGATATGTTGCACAGAACTGCGGGAATTCCGTTTCTCGCGGGGCACGAATATATTGGAATTTATATTCTCGGTATCGCATCCGTACTCTATTTTCTCGCGCTGGCGTCTGGCGTTATCCTGCTGCTTCCTACCCTGGTAAAAGACTTTTTTGCATTGCGCCCAGGAAAAAACAAAAAACGCTTCTGGCTGGATGCGCACAATATCATCGGCATTACCAGCCTGCCCTTTCACATTATTATCAGCCTCAGCGCGATTGTATTTGCCTTCCACGATCAATTTTACGACGGCCTGCGACAGGTGGTATACCCTGCGCCGGAGACTATGTTTAATCTCGGTGAACAGCCGCCAAAACGCGATTTTTCCGTATACGATATACGCCCAGTAAGCGAGATTCTTGCCGATATAAAAGAACGTGCCCCCAACGTACAAGTCTCAGAATTACTTTATATGAATCTGGACACACCGCGCGCGATGGTGCGCGCCGCCGTAATAGACACAGACTTTATGGTAACCGGCGCACGCGAAGGCTACCTTGGCATTCACCCGTATACCGGCGACGTACTACGCAGCGGCATGCTGCCTGGGCAGGAAGGTACCTGGGGCAGTATTGTTAACAAATTTTTCTCGTTGCATTTCGGAAGTTTTGGCGGCAATCCTATCCGTTGGGTCTACTTTATTCTTGGTATAGGCGGCGCTGTGCTTTTTTATACTGGGAATCTCCTCTGGCTGGAAAAACGGCGTAAAAAATTAAAACGCAATGATGACCTGCCAAGCCAAAGGCGTGCCTGCCATGTGATGGCGCGACTGACTGTGGGCGTGTGTCTCGGATCTATCGCCGGCGTATTCGCGGCAATGGTCAGCGTAAAATGGTTTCACATCCACCTGGAAAATACCAACGTCGCGGCAACCAGTATCTACTATGCAGTATTTCTCGGTGCTGTAGCCTGGGCGTTGTTTCGTGGTGCAGCCCGCGCAGGGGTCGAACTGTGCCTCTTATGTGCAATAACAGCACTACTTATTCCCGCCACCAGTCTGACTGGCGCGCTCTTGCCTGTCCTGGGACCTTGGGCGCACACCAGCATTGGCGTCGTAGCGGTAGACCTGACCGCCCTCATAGGTGCCATCTGCTTTTTCACCTTCGCTAACATTGCCTGGCAGCGCGCTAAAAATGGACCGGCAGATAGCGTGTGGTCGCTGGGCGAAGCCGCGCCAAATACATCACTGGAAACGGCGCCTTTAATCGATTGATCTCCGCGGGCAATGGCAAGATGGCCCGCCAGGCCGGAGTGCAATCACCGGCCTCTTAAATTAGCGTTAACTGAAATTAAATCAAACTGATGGAAATGTATTTGCTTAGGTGCCGCACCAACTTTTTAACTCGGAGATTTAAAAAATATTAATTTTCGAAAAAATAGTTAAATCTAACAACTTACACACAATATAAATCAATAAATCTTTATAAGGCTCATCTATCAATTTACTGTAAAACCTTCTTTTGCGTGATAAAAAAATAATTT of the Teredinibacter turnerae T7901 genome contains:
- a CDS encoding lipid A deacylase LpxR family protein, with protein sequence MNKALASLLFFALPAYAETNIRFFNVIYENDIFFQEDGGYTNGFALNYARGFDAPFSEKNAPAFLLPLVERAGFNRASDRMRGISYQFGQIMSTPEDITTPELIADQQPYAGLLMGRINFYGLTEQSSRRLGFIAGVVGPASGAEQSQKLVHHLTGSEQPQGWDNQLKTEPVFRLESSRTRRLWTTQFGRTLGGDVSAIAEGGIGNLSSDLGFGMRLRFGARLNESFPIAMDLPGREINPTAGMHNTHWHFFINLEGRYVFNDILIEGNSYQDSHGVELTHEQARLGFGASINLGNWAFTYEGAFTSKEYATQPGTGKFGSISFTYRLR
- a CDS encoding glycoside hydrolase family 44 protein; amino-acid sequence: MRIRLATLALCAALSPVTFADNVTVQIDADGGKKLISRALYGMNNSNAESLTDTDWQRFRDAGVRMLRENGGNNSTKYNWQLHLSSHPDWYNNVYAGNNNWDNRVALIQENLPGADTMWAFQLIGKVAATSAYNFNDWEFNQSQWWTGVAQNLAGGGEPNLDGGGEALVEGDPNLYLMDWSPADTVGILDHWFGVNGLGVRRGKAKYWSMDNEPGIWVGTHDDVVKEQTPVEDFLHTYFETAKKARAKFPGIKITGPVPANEWQWYAWGGFSVPQEQGFMSWMEYFIKRVSEEQRASGVRLLDVLDLHYYPGAYNAEDIVQLHRTFFDRDFVSLDANGVKMVEGGWDDSINKEYIFGRVNDWLEEYMGPDHGVTLGLTEMCVRNVNPMTTAIWYASMLGTFADNGVEIFTPWCWNTGMWETLHLFSRYNKPYRVASSSSLEEFVSAYSSINEAEDAMTVLLVNRSTSETHTATVAIDDFPLDGPYRTLRLHNLPGEETFVSHRDNALEKGTVRASDNTVTLELPPLSVTAILLKARP
- a CDS encoding TonB-dependent receptor domain-containing protein; this encodes MFNRKLLLATAIASAAASLPTFAQDNDEASSRLETMIVTASLTAKTTQTAPAFTSVITGDDILATPITALPEILGQTAGVNDYSDASGRDSLRLRGLDGQYTLILVNGKRVSSSSALWRGGDFDLSSVPLSSIQQVEIVRGPMSSLYGADAMGGVINIITKAPEDEWSGQVNGEYRSVLTGEGGTQARLGAAAQGRLNEQLALSVALDTLSRDAWYIDGEEEGVNSPKLEEKEATNVAATLTWNLADNQKLDFDLGVNQDNRPYDTFYAAGDSKDYREQEISRNTLGVSYLGEWGWGNTSLQLQREDAAIDDFNSRYDEPQNRELTEENLSLKGYTNFAAGKYNALTVGFDYRQQTVGDDVSYAQTGEVSITDKALFLQDEISLGERVTLTLGGRMDDNEFFGSHFTPRAYVVVELTDSIAVKGGYAEAFKAPGAYQLSSEYSIVSCGGSCFLSGDEDLEPETSANIEAGISIAKSNWDLSLVYFQNDVDDMISALYDADTNSRYWSNVDKVKTKGFEVEGTFAITDALSLSGNLTKLDTENVGTGDKLENRPEIQANVSLNWKILDKLSSSLSANHIGEQEIYVWPDYQTLPAYTRYDLGLSSPLSSSFTLRAGIKNLTDVQTQEEDANFNTFELGRNVYLSATYSF
- a CDS encoding PepSY-associated TM helix domain-containing protein → MKLRSDILKVYQSLHTWTGIVAGLLLFIAFYAGALTMFKQPIDRWLNPPSQRMAPLAIEDYDLLVNQVLTEHPESHKGFTLKLETTENVVAPIMWSTAGRGHEIELSSPNTYATLGPDKALVVRETTPSVLAELIDMLHRTAGIPFLAGHEYIGIYILGIASVLYFLALASGVILLLPTLVKDFFALRPGKNKKRFWLDAHNIIGITSLPFHIIISLSAIVFAFHDQFYDGLRQVVYPAPETMFNLGEQPPKRDFSVYDIRPVSEILADIKERAPNVQVSELLYMNLDTPRAMVRAAVIDTDFMVTGAREGYLGIHPYTGDVLRSGMLPGQEGTWGSIVNKFFSLHFGSFGGNPIRWVYFILGIGGAVLFYTGNLLWLEKRRKKLKRNDDLPSQRRACHVMARLTVGVCLGSIAGVFAAMVSVKWFHIHLENTNVAATSIYYAVFLGAVAWALFRGAARAGVELCLLCAITALLIPATSLTGALLPVLGPWAHTSIGVVAVDLTALIGAICFFTFANIAWQRAKNGPADSVWSLGEAAPNTSLETAPLID